The region CCAGGAGTTACCTCAAATAAATTAAGTCCAGAAGATGCTGTTAAAAAGGTATTATATGTAGGTGGTGATATTCAACAACTTTCAGTTGTAGGTATTGCAGGACCTGGAGATGCTTTAGCAAACCCTAAAAAAACATTTGACACTTTTAGAATGTTACATGAAAAAGCGCCAGATCAAAAACTTTGTTTATCAACAAATGGATTAAGACTTCCTGATTATGTTGATGAGATGATTAAATACAATGTTGATCATGTTACAGTAACAATTAATTCTGTTGATGAAACTGGTGAAATTGGTGCAAAAATCTATCCTTGGGTTCATTGGAACCATAAAAAAGTGTTTGGAGCCGAAGGTGCAAAAATTCTTTTAGAACAACAACTAAAAGGTATTAAGATGTTGGTTGAAAATGGAATTTTAGTAAAAGCTAACTCTGTACTTATCCCTGGGGTAAACGACAAAGAGTTACCAAATGTTGCTAAAAAACTAAAAGAACTTGGTGTATTTTTACACAATATTATGCCTTTACTTTCAAAAGAAGAGTATGGAACATATTATGGATTAAATGGACAAAGAAGTGCAACTGACCAAGAGGTTATGGAAGCACAAGAAGCATGTGGGATGGACATGAAACTTATGAGCCATTGTAGACAGTGTAGAGCAGATGCAGTTGGTCTAATTGGGGAAGACAGAGGTGAAGAGTTTACTCCTGATGTATTTCAAGATATGAGTTGGGAAGAGTTAGAAGACCAATACAATATTGAAGCTAGAAAACAAAAACATGAAGTTATTGAAAACTGGCGAGCAGCCTTAGAAAAAGCAAACGAAAGAATTAAAATTGAACAAGCTACTAAAGAGGAGTTAAGTTCAACTGGTGAAACAAAACTTGTAGCTGTTACAAGTGCTGGAGAAGGAACTATTAACTTACACTTTGGTAGTGCAACTGAGTTTTTAATATATGAAGTTGGTGATAAAGCTATCAAATTTGTAATGCATAGAAAAGTTGAAAATGCATATTGTAAAGGACCTGAAGATTGTGATGGGTCTTATCCAATTGAAGAGATTAAAGATACACTAAAAGATATAGATTTACTTCTTACAGAAAAAATTGGAGATTGTCCACAAGGGGAGTTACAATCAATCAACTTAATAAGTGATGATTCTTATGCACTTCAACCAATAGAAAAATCAGTATTTGAAGCAGCAAAAAAATATTTCTTTGTAAAAAAAGAATCTGAACAAGAATTAGGGTAAAACCTAATTCTTTATTATGAAAAATTCAAAAATAATCTTACTAAAAGGTAATGGTCCTATTTCTATAAATAATGAATTATTGGAACTTTATGCTGTTACTACTTGTCATGGTGCAATTGGTTTCCCTCTAAAATCTTTAAGAGCAGATAGAATATATTTTGTTAGAAACATAGATGAGTTTTGGGAAATAGAAAAAACAATAAAAGATAAACCTTGCTGCTTTATATACTCATATGAACACTTAGATGAAGAGGATTTAAGTAAGATTCATTCAGCTGAAAAATTAAATTTAAAATAAATGGAATAGTTTTTGCATATTTATCTTTAATTCAACAAAAGGTAAATTGATGTTACTTATAAACGATACAACTTTAAGAGATGGAGAGCAAGCTCCATACGTAGCATTTAATACTCAAGAAAAACTAGATATCGCACAAAAGCTTCATGCAGCTGGTGCAGATGAACTTGAAGTTGGAATCCCAGCAATGGGTCAA is a window of Halarcobacter sp. DNA encoding:
- the nifB gene encoding nitrogenase cofactor biosynthesis protein NifB: MSCSCTSSSTQDSLEQEVMDKINNHPCYSEGAHQHYARIHVAVAPACNIQCNYCNRKFDCSNESRPGVTSNKLSPEDAVKKVLYVGGDIQQLSVVGIAGPGDALANPKKTFDTFRMLHEKAPDQKLCLSTNGLRLPDYVDEMIKYNVDHVTVTINSVDETGEIGAKIYPWVHWNHKKVFGAEGAKILLEQQLKGIKMLVENGILVKANSVLIPGVNDKELPNVAKKLKELGVFLHNIMPLLSKEEYGTYYGLNGQRSATDQEVMEAQEACGMDMKLMSHCRQCRADAVGLIGEDRGEEFTPDVFQDMSWEELEDQYNIEARKQKHEVIENWRAALEKANERIKIEQATKEELSSTGETKLVAVTSAGEGTINLHFGSATEFLIYEVGDKAIKFVMHRKVENAYCKGPEDCDGSYPIEEIKDTLKDIDLLLTEKIGDCPQGELQSINLISDDSYALQPIEKSVFEAAKKYFFVKKESEQELG